The following is a genomic window from Desulfomonilia bacterium.
TTATATTTTTTCAGGAATGAATTATTACGGAAGGATGGAAATTTCTACTCGGCGGTTCATTGCCATGCCTTCCTCAGTACTGTTCGCAGCAATTGGACGGGTGTCTGCATAAGCTATTGCACACATCTTATCCCCGTTGATGCCGCCTGTTTCAAGGGCCTCCAGAACTGATAGTGCCCTTGTTTGAGAGAGGTACCAGTTATTCGGATATGTTTTTCTCAGGCTGTCAGGAATTGGTGATTTGTCCGTATGGCCGCCGACTTCGATATATGCAGGGTCAATTTGTTTTAATCCCTTTGCGATTTTAACAATAAGCTTTTCACCCTTTGGTTCCAGCCATGCGCTTTTGGGGCCGGCAAAAAGCTCTCTCTGCGGTATTATTATCTTTATTTTGTCATTATTCTTTATAATGAAAACCTGTTTTGCTTTACGTTCCAGGTCTAGCAGATTCAATATGTATTCATATGCCTTTACCGAACGGCTGCTGGTATCTTTTCTTTCCTGAATTATTGTTTTGTAGCTGGACATCTGTTGAAGAAGTGTCTTGTTGTACTGCAGTGCTTCGATGTTTCTGTCAAGAAGCCCCTGCATATCCTGAAGGCATTGGTCCTTATCGATTTTTGACTTTTTCAGATCCTCTTCGAGGGCCGTAATCCTGGCCTTCATGATCGTGTTGTCCTGGGAAACTACTGCGCATGCCTGTTCGCATACTGAAAGCTGAGTCTCAACCGTTTTATATTCGGATTCCGTATGTCTGTGTGCGCATCCTGTAATTAATAAAATGATTGGAAATATTATAAGATAACGGTTCATATTTTACCTGCCTTGTGGAAAATACCCTTAAACAAAAATTGTGTCAATGTGAAGGGGGTAATCAATATCTTAGTATATCCTTCAAGGGATCATTATTATAGAGCGGTCAATATATGGGGTCCATCCGGTGTTATGGCAATTGTATGTTCGAAATGTGCAGACAGTCTTCCATCGGCTGTCAGTGCAGTCCACTTGTCTTTTAATATCCTGATTTTCCACGTCCCCTGATTTATCATGGTTTCTATGGCCAGGGTCATTCCTGTTTCCAGAAGAGGTCCTGTGCCCTTTTTCCCATAATTGGGAATCTGTGGTTCTTCATGAAGTCTTTCACCAATGCCATGGCCCACAAAATCCCTTACAACTGAATATCCGGCATCTTCCGCGGTTTTCTGAATAGCCGAAGAAATGTCATAAAGCCTGTTTCCGGGAACTGCCTGTTCAATGCCAGCATGCATGGCGGCTTCGGAAGTCCGCATGAGAGCTTTGGCGTGAGCTGGCACTTCCCCAACGGGCAGGGTAATTGCGGCGTCAGAGTAGAAGCCGTTAAATAAAACACCGACGTCCAGACCGATTATGTCTCCTTCCTTCAGCTTTATCTGACCAGGTATACCATGGATTATGCAGTCATTGACAGATGTGCACAATGTTGCAGGATATCCCCTGTACCCCTTGAATGCGGGTTTTGCATTGTTCATGACTATGAACTTTTCCGCCTCTGAATCCAGCTGGGCTGTAGTAATTCCCGGTTGAACCATAGGCTTGATATGTTCAAAAAGCATTGCAAGGATTCTCCCTGCATCTCTCATCTTTGTTATTTCAAGGGGGGTCTTTCTCGGTATCATCAGTTCAGGACCTTTTTCAGCGGATATTCTATGATTCCCTTTGCTCCGGCTTTGAGAAGTTTCGGTATAAGGTCCCTGGCCTGAGATTCCTTGATTATTGTTTCGACCGACAACCAGTTCTTGTCATGCAAAGTTGAAACAGTTGGTGATGTCATTGCGGGCAGCATCGATATTATTTCATCTCTGCCCTCGACAGGGACATTCATTTTAAGGCCGGTCATATCTGATGCGGCAAGCGCGCTTTTAAGCATCATCGAGACCTGTTCAATCTTGTTTCTTTTTGCTTCATCTCTCCATGATTCCCTGTTGGCTATTATCTTGGTGTTTGTAACGAGAAGATCCTGCAAAATCTTAAGATTATGGGCTTTTATCGTCGAGCCTGTTTCTGTTACTTCGACAATGGCATCAACCAGACCGTCAACAACCTTTGCCTCTGTTGCTCCCCATGAAAATTCGACGTCAACATTTATACCGCGTTCCGTGAAATATTTTTTTGTATAATTGACAAGCTCGGTTGCAATTTTTTTGCCCTCGAGGTCTTCAGCCTTTTTTATATTCGAGTTTTCTGCTACAGCCAGTACCCATCTTGCCGGTTTTGCGGTTGCCTTTGAATAGACAAGGTCTGCCACTATCTCGACATCGCTTTCATTTTCCAGTATCCAGTCAAGCCCGGTCAAAGCCATGTCAAACAGGCCGTTTTCCACATATCGGGATATTTCCTGAGCACGAACAAGCGCACATTCAATTTCCGGGTCATCAATGGTCGGAAAATAGCTTCGTGAACTCGGTACAATACGCCATCCGGCGTCCTTGAACAGGTCTATCGTGGACTGTTGAAGGCTCCCCTTTGGTATTGCAAGCCTTATAATACTCATTTTTTGTAAACCTCCTTTGGATCAAAAATCCTTTCGCCGTCTGTTATAAGTTTATTGTCAAAGACTTTTCTGTAAAAACATGACCTGTATCCTTCATGACATGCGGCATCACCTATCTGCTCCACTTTAATAAGCACCGCATCTTGGTCACAATCTACCAGTATCTCATGAACGATCTGGACATTTCCGGATTCTTCCCCTTTCCTCCATAATCTGTTTCTTGAACGGCTGAAATAGCAGGCCCTGCCTGTTGCAAGAGTTTCCTCAAAGGCCTCTTTGTTCATCCATGCTATCATCAGAACCTCGCCGGTTCTGTAATCCTGGGCAATTGCCGCAACGAGTCCGCCTGATTTTTCATAATCCAACATTATGCTCATAATATGCCTCCGCTTATCAGCGCTTAACAAATATGCTCTTGGCGGTCAAGGATTCCATCCTTCAGGAATACATTTATTCAACAGGCCTCAGAAAGCGGCATGTCTATTGAATGTTCTTGACATAGTCCTGAAATGGCTTATATTTTTCCACTAATGCCGTACATCAAGGAAAAAAGGATATTCGAACGAATTCCGGTGCCCAATGTCTTTGGCCTGGTAGAGGTCAAAGGTGTCCGAAAAGATGTATCAATCGTCAACGCATGCAGCGGAGGTATGTGTATATCCGGTGCAGCCGTACCGATAGGGACTGTTGTCAAACTCCATATTGACCAGCCTGAGTCTGCACAGGGCAAAATATCTCTGTACTGTAAAGTTGTGTGGGCTCAGAAAAACAACGGAAGTTCCATGTCCGGTCTGGCCCTTCTAAACACCAACAGGATACTTTT
Proteins encoded in this region:
- a CDS encoding OmpA family protein; the protein is MNRYLIIFPIILLITGCAHRHTESEYKTVETQLSVCEQACAVVSQDNTIMKARITALEEDLKKSKIDKDQCLQDMQGLLDRNIEALQYNKTLLQQMSSYKTIIQERKDTSSRSVKAYEYILNLLDLERKAKQVFIIKNNDKIKIIIPQRELFAGPKSAWLEPKGEKLIVKIAKGLKQIDPAYIEVGGHTDKSPIPDSLRKTYPNNWYLSQTRALSVLEALETGGINGDKMCAIAYADTRPIAANSTEEGMAMNRRVEISILP
- the map gene encoding type I methionyl aminopeptidase codes for the protein MIPRKTPLEITKMRDAGRILAMLFEHIKPMVQPGITTAQLDSEAEKFIVMNNAKPAFKGYRGYPATLCTSVNDCIIHGIPGQIKLKEGDIIGLDVGVLFNGFYSDAAITLPVGEVPAHAKALMRTSEAAMHAGIEQAVPGNRLYDISSAIQKTAEDAGYSVVRDFVGHGIGERLHEEPQIPNYGKKGTGPLLETGMTLAIETMINQGTWKIRILKDKWTALTADGRLSAHFEHTIAITPDGPHILTAL
- the hisG gene encoding ATP phosphoribosyltransferase; the encoded protein is MSIIRLAIPKGSLQQSTIDLFKDAGWRIVPSSRSYFPTIDDPEIECALVRAQEISRYVENGLFDMALTGLDWILENESDVEIVADLVYSKATAKPARWVLAVAENSNIKKAEDLEGKKIATELVNYTKKYFTERGINVDVEFSWGATEAKVVDGLVDAIVEVTETGSTIKAHNLKILQDLLVTNTKIIANRESWRDEAKRNKIEQVSMMLKSALAASDMTGLKMNVPVEGRDEIISMLPAMTSPTVSTLHDKNWLSVETIIKESQARDLIPKLLKAGAKGIIEYPLKKVLN
- the hisI gene encoding phosphoribosyl-AMP cyclohydrolase: MSIMLDYEKSGGLVAAIAQDYRTGEVLMIAWMNKEAFEETLATGRACYFSRSRNRLWRKGEESGNVQIVHEILVDCDQDAVLIKVEQIGDAACHEGYRSCFYRKVFDNKLITDGERIFDPKEVYKK
- a CDS encoding PilZ domain-containing protein produces the protein MAYIFPLMPYIKEKRIFERIPVPNVFGLVEVKGVRKDVSIVNACSGGMCISGAAVPIGTVVKLHIDQPESAQGKISLYCKVVWAQKNNGSSMSGLALLNTNRILFEKDLEYYGKMLEAVVIEK